The proteins below come from a single Halomonas binhaiensis genomic window:
- the flgF gene encoding flagellar basal-body rod protein FlgF, whose protein sequence is MDRMLYTAMSGARQSMEQQAVVSHNLANASTAGFRAQLHAMRAVPVQGEARLATRVSVAASTPGADFTPGPITRTGRTLDVAIDGPGFFAVQTQDGQEAYTRQGDFQVDGNGQLMSAGRPVIGEGGPIQVPLGAELFMGADGTISGIGMGEDPDALAEVGRLKLVEPGEAEVVRGDDGLFRAKPDAQGQNTPLAASENVRVVAGALEGSNVNPVESMVAMIDVARRYELQTQAISDADENAQQANSLLLLNG, encoded by the coding sequence ATGGATCGCATGCTTTACACCGCCATGAGCGGTGCCCGTCAGAGCATGGAACAGCAAGCTGTGGTCAGCCACAACCTGGCCAATGCCTCTACTGCAGGTTTTCGTGCCCAGCTGCATGCCATGCGCGCAGTACCTGTTCAGGGAGAGGCGCGTTTGGCGACTCGCGTTTCAGTGGCCGCTTCCACTCCGGGAGCGGACTTCACCCCCGGACCGATCACCCGCACCGGACGTACCCTGGATGTGGCGATCGATGGCCCAGGTTTCTTTGCCGTACAGACGCAGGATGGCCAGGAAGCCTATACCCGCCAAGGTGATTTCCAGGTGGATGGCAATGGCCAGCTGATGTCCGCTGGCCGACCGGTGATCGGTGAAGGTGGGCCGATCCAGGTGCCTCTTGGAGCGGAATTGTTCATGGGCGCTGATGGCACCATCAGTGGTATCGGCATGGGAGAAGATCCCGATGCCTTGGCGGAAGTCGGTCGCCTGAAGCTGGTCGAGCCTGGCGAGGCCGAGGTAGTGCGTGGTGATGATGGGTTGTTTCGCGCCAAGCCGGATGCCCAGGGACAGAACACGCCGTTAGCTGCCTCTGAAAATGTGCGAGTGGTGGCCGGTGCCCTGGAGGGAAGTAACGTCAATCCGGTGGAATCCATGGTGGCCATGATCGATGTGGCCAGACGCTATGAACTGCAGACCCAGGCGATCAGTGACGCTGATGAAAACGCTCAGCAGGCCAATAGCTTGTTGCTGCTCAATGGCTGA
- the flgC gene encoding flagellar basal body rod protein FlgC, protein MSMFSIFDIAASGMSAQAQRMNVTASNLANADSVSGPDGQPYRARQVMFESKASSSGIGGVMVSQVVEDPSPMRREYHPGHPLADDAGYVTMPNVDPVGEMVNMISASRSYQANVEIMNTSKQLMLKTLTLGEG, encoded by the coding sequence ATGTCGATGTTTTCCATTTTCGATATCGCTGCCTCGGGCATGAGTGCTCAGGCCCAGCGTATGAATGTCACCGCCAGCAATCTGGCCAATGCCGACAGCGTTTCAGGCCCAGATGGTCAACCATACCGGGCCCGGCAGGTGATGTTTGAATCGAAAGCTTCATCCAGCGGAATCGGCGGTGTCATGGTCAGCCAGGTGGTCGAGGATCCTTCCCCCATGCGCCGGGAATACCACCCTGGACACCCACTGGCGGATGACGCCGGCTACGTGACCATGCCGAACGTCGATCCGGTGGGCGAGATGGTCAACATGATCTCGGCCTCGCGCTCCTATCAGGCCAATGTCGAGATCATGAATACCAGTAAGCAGTTGATGCTCAAGACCCTCACTCTCGGAGAAGGATAA
- the flgE gene encoding flagellar hook protein FlgE encodes MGFSQALSGLNAAASSLDVLGNNIANSQTVGYKSGSAQFADVFANSRVGLGTRVSTVLQDFGGGNLEATNRPLDLGISGQGFFRMEQNGQVVYSRNGQLTLTPDGYLQNASGARIMGYGTNATGDVQVGGQPTVLQIDADEMPASATSRVSTTFNLDSRSVVGEDLNKVDLHDPAGNDVSIDYHYSNNFTAYDSLGNPRNVTVYYEKTGPNAWSANIAMDGKVLMDGAAPQSFDMAFDQNGQLTSPSPAEFNMAFASADFFDGAAADMPLKFDVAGSTQFGNDASTTALTQNGYTSGALVGITIEDDGTVVRNYANEQSRPAGQIALANFRNPEGLNPVGNNAWVATDASGQELVGAPNTGLLGGIESGMVETSNVDMARELVKMIVTQRAYQANSQTIKTQDEVLQTAISLR; translated from the coding sequence ATGGGATTTTCACAAGCACTTAGCGGCCTGAATGCGGCAGCCAGCAGCCTGGATGTACTGGGCAACAATATCGCCAACTCCCAGACGGTGGGCTACAAGAGCGGCAGTGCCCAGTTTGCCGATGTCTTTGCCAACTCCCGCGTTGGACTGGGGACTCGGGTCTCCACGGTATTGCAGGATTTTGGTGGCGGCAACCTGGAAGCCACTAACCGACCGCTGGACCTGGGAATCAGTGGCCAAGGGTTCTTCCGCATGGAGCAAAACGGTCAGGTGGTCTATTCGCGCAATGGTCAACTCACCCTGACACCTGACGGCTATTTGCAGAACGCTTCTGGCGCCCGAATCATGGGCTATGGCACCAATGCTACCGGCGATGTACAGGTAGGCGGGCAGCCAACGGTTCTCCAGATTGATGCCGACGAAATGCCGGCCAGTGCCACCTCAAGAGTATCGACAACCTTCAATCTGGATTCCCGCTCAGTAGTCGGTGAGGACCTCAACAAGGTCGATCTGCATGATCCTGCCGGTAATGATGTCAGCATCGATTACCACTATTCCAATAATTTCACTGCATATGATTCGCTGGGCAATCCGCGCAATGTGACGGTCTATTACGAGAAAACGGGCCCCAATGCCTGGAGCGCGAACATCGCCATGGATGGAAAAGTACTGATGGACGGGGCTGCACCTCAATCCTTTGACATGGCCTTCGACCAGAACGGACAGCTGACTTCGCCATCGCCTGCTGAGTTCAACATGGCGTTCGCCAGTGCAGACTTCTTCGACGGTGCCGCAGCGGACATGCCACTGAAGTTCGATGTTGCGGGCTCCACTCAGTTCGGCAACGACGCCAGCACAACGGCTCTGACACAGAACGGTTATACCTCCGGCGCTCTGGTCGGGATCACCATCGAAGACGATGGCACCGTGGTGCGTAATTATGCCAATGAGCAGTCGCGGCCAGCCGGTCAAATTGCCTTGGCCAACTTCCGTAACCCCGAAGGACTCAATCCCGTCGGCAACAATGCCTGGGTGGCCACCGATGCTTCCGGCCAGGAACTGGTAGGTGCGCCGAACACTGGACTCCTGGGAGGTATCGAGTCCGGTATGGTGGAGACTTCCAATGTCGATATGGCTCGTGAGCTGGTCAAGATGATCGTCACCCAGCGTGCCTATCAGGCCAACTCGCAGACGATCAAGACTCAGGATGAAGTCTTGCAGACGGCTATCAGCCTGCGCTGA
- the flgA gene encoding flagellar basal body P-ring formation chaperone FlgA, which produces MASQWRLSALIMVFTLPAIAAVSPNGNTITAQVEAFLSTRLQAEGATPEDTDIQVFPPADHLDACHSPVPFLPRPDQPLSGRIAIGVRCAENSQNVRYLQAEVHRFGNRLVITQDVATGERIRPEMLRQEQVDLSRMPAHILHDPINAIGLQARRPLQKGHSLSTRDLQAPRLVDRDQTVTIEASGQGFRLQRQGKALDAGGLGDMIRVRISQRNIIEARVAGPGILSVTF; this is translated from the coding sequence ATGGCCAGCCAATGGCGACTGAGCGCGCTGATCATGGTCTTTACGCTGCCTGCTATCGCTGCTGTTTCCCCCAACGGAAATACCATAACGGCACAAGTTGAAGCCTTTCTCAGCACGCGTTTGCAGGCAGAGGGAGCCACCCCTGAAGACACCGATATACAAGTCTTTCCTCCCGCAGACCATCTTGATGCCTGCCACAGCCCTGTTCCGTTCCTGCCTCGACCGGACCAACCGCTGTCGGGCCGAATCGCTATTGGTGTGCGCTGCGCAGAAAACTCCCAGAATGTTCGTTACTTGCAAGCTGAGGTGCATCGCTTCGGGAATCGCCTGGTCATCACACAGGATGTTGCTACCGGCGAGCGCATTCGTCCGGAGATGCTGCGCCAGGAGCAGGTCGACCTGAGCCGGATGCCTGCCCACATCCTGCACGACCCGATCAATGCGATTGGCCTACAGGCCAGACGTCCCCTGCAAAAGGGGCATAGTCTCTCCACGCGCGATCTTCAGGCCCCGCGCCTGGTAGATCGTGACCAGACCGTTACCATCGAAGCATCTGGCCAAGGTTTTCGTCTACAGCGTCAGGGCAAGGCACTGGATGCCGGCGGGCTTGGTGACATGATTCGAGTCCGTATTTCTCAACGCAACATCATCGAAGCCAGAGTGGCCGGACCGGGCATCCTCAGCGTGACGTTCTAG
- a CDS encoding flagellar basal body L-ring protein FlgH: MDSRAGFVGLALVTLLVLGGCAQIPRASVVGEQEKIEIPDRPEPVANGSIYQRPRGYQPLFEDRRPRSVGDILTIVLDEEVSASKNSTSNASRSGGTSLTFTTVPKGAEDLLDYNLEVDGDADFKGGGGSRANNTFTGTITVSVVQVMNNGNLRVRGEKQIAINQGTEFIRFAGVVNPRTITAENSVPSTAVADARIEYVGNGYINEAQTMGWLQRFFLNVSPF, encoded by the coding sequence ATGGATAGTCGCGCTGGCTTTGTTGGCTTGGCCCTGGTAACGCTGCTCGTGTTGGGTGGTTGTGCCCAGATACCGCGTGCTTCGGTAGTCGGGGAGCAGGAGAAAATCGAGATTCCGGATCGCCCGGAGCCAGTGGCCAATGGTTCCATCTATCAGAGGCCTCGTGGCTACCAGCCATTGTTCGAGGACCGTCGCCCTCGGAGTGTCGGCGATATCCTCACCATTGTCCTCGATGAAGAGGTCAGCGCGAGCAAGAACTCTACCTCCAACGCCTCCCGTTCGGGGGGGACCAGTCTGACATTCACCACTGTGCCCAAAGGTGCAGAAGACTTGCTGGATTATAACCTCGAGGTAGATGGAGACGCAGATTTCAAAGGAGGTGGGGGATCTCGGGCCAATAACACCTTTACCGGCACCATCACTGTCTCGGTGGTCCAGGTGATGAACAATGGCAATTTACGGGTGCGTGGTGAAAAGCAGATTGCCATCAACCAGGGAACCGAGTTCATTCGCTTCGCCGGAGTGGTCAATCCGCGCACCATCACCGCCGAGAACAGTGTGCCTTCTACTGCGGTGGCCGATGCGCGTATCGAATACGTCGGCAATGGTTATATCAACGAAGCGCAGACCATGGGCTGGTTGCAACGCTTCTTCCTCAATGTATCGCCGTTCTGA
- the flgM gene encoding flagellar biosynthesis anti-sigma factor FlgM — MKISPNTPLAHSASTEKSATTQSQKVTNLPAGHEQGAPSSLTHLSHPHADTRQDIDMARVTEIRDAIREGRLHISPERIADGLLASVRDMLDKETPQ, encoded by the coding sequence ATGAAGATCAGCCCCAATACACCGCTGGCTCACTCAGCCTCCACCGAGAAGAGTGCCACCACCCAGTCGCAGAAGGTGACGAACCTGCCAGCTGGCCATGAACAGGGGGCTCCATCCAGCCTGACACATCTCAGTCATCCCCATGCAGATACCCGCCAGGATATCGACATGGCCCGTGTGACAGAGATACGTGATGCCATTCGCGAGGGCCGCTTGCATATCTCCCCCGAGCGCATTGCTGACGGCTTGTTGGCCAGTGTGCGTGACATGCTCGATAAGGAAACACCCCAGTGA
- a CDS encoding flagella synthesis protein FlgN: protein MNLSLLLDMQRQYLSQLLALLQEEQECLVQGQVDALHLVQLTDAKSSLQQALAKAESRRHQTQCQLNYSDDDHGALQIARDNGCEPIWLSIRQIAQEISRANRRNGELLQLRMDHNQHMLDHLHRIAAANVYHANGRAPLQSPRLDVSA, encoded by the coding sequence GTGAACCTGTCGTTATTACTTGATATGCAACGCCAGTACCTCAGCCAGTTACTGGCGTTGTTGCAGGAAGAACAGGAATGCCTGGTTCAGGGACAGGTCGATGCACTGCACCTCGTCCAACTGACTGACGCAAAGTCCTCGCTACAACAGGCATTGGCAAAGGCAGAAAGCAGACGGCACCAGACCCAATGTCAACTGAACTACAGCGATGATGATCATGGTGCTCTTCAGATTGCCAGGGACAATGGCTGTGAACCGATCTGGCTCAGCATTCGTCAGATCGCTCAGGAAATCTCCCGTGCTAACCGACGCAATGGTGAGTTACTGCAACTGCGCATGGACCACAACCAGCATATGCTCGATCATCTCCACCGCATCGCCGCAGCCAATGTCTACCACGCTAATGGCCGTGCGCCCTTGCAATCTCCCCGGCTTGACGTTTCTGCTTGA
- the flgB gene encoding flagellar basal body rod protein FlgB produces the protein MIDQIEASLAFHQRALTLRQERQKVLASNIANADTPGYKARDLDFSRALEDAMSDVSQSGLALKRTSDRHLMGQGASGALDNRHLLYRVPDQPSLDGNTVDMDRERSAFADNSVRYQAALTILDQRLQGLRQAMQPER, from the coding sequence ATGATCGACCAGATCGAAGCCTCTCTCGCTTTTCACCAGCGGGCCCTGACGCTGCGCCAGGAGCGCCAAAAGGTGCTGGCCAGCAATATCGCCAATGCCGATACCCCGGGCTACAAGGCCCGGGACCTGGACTTTTCCCGGGCCTTGGAAGATGCCATGTCCGACGTTTCTCAGTCTGGTCTGGCGCTGAAGCGCACCTCTGACCGTCACTTGATGGGACAAGGTGCTTCGGGCGCGCTGGATAACCGCCACTTGCTGTATCGGGTCCCTGACCAGCCGAGTCTGGATGGCAATACCGTGGATATGGATCGTGAACGCAGTGCCTTTGCTGACAATTCGGTGCGTTATCAAGCCGCACTGACCATTCTTGACCAGCGTCTTCAAGGCCTGAGACAAGCCATGCAGCCGGAACGCTGA
- the flgG gene encoding flagellar basal-body rod protein FlgG, with protein sequence MIKSLWSAKTGLEAQQVKLDVISNNLANVSTNGFKQSRAVFEDLLYQNLRQPGAQNNVQDRLPSGMQIGTGVRPVATERLHTQGSLEETQNSRDLAINGKGFFQVVMPDGSTAYTRDGSFQLDENGQVVTANGYPLEPAIIVPDNALSVSIGEDGIVSVTEPGTSETNEVGQISLSTFINPTGLEAIGGNLYVETSSSGPRNESIPGMNGAGRLLQGYVETSNVNVVEEMVSMIQTQRAYEINSKAVQTSDEMLARLAQL encoded by the coding sequence ATGATCAAGTCGTTGTGGTCGGCCAAGACAGGGCTGGAAGCCCAGCAGGTCAAGCTGGATGTCATTTCCAATAACCTGGCGAACGTTTCGACCAATGGTTTCAAGCAGTCGCGGGCAGTATTCGAGGACCTGCTGTATCAGAACCTGCGCCAGCCAGGTGCCCAGAACAATGTCCAGGACCGCTTGCCGTCAGGCATGCAGATAGGAACCGGGGTGCGTCCGGTCGCCACTGAGCGGCTGCATACCCAGGGAAGCCTGGAAGAGACCCAGAACTCCAGGGATCTAGCGATCAATGGCAAGGGGTTCTTTCAGGTGGTGATGCCGGATGGCTCCACTGCCTATACCCGGGATGGCAGCTTCCAACTGGATGAAAACGGCCAGGTGGTAACGGCCAACGGCTATCCACTGGAGCCGGCGATCATCGTTCCCGATAACGCACTGTCGGTATCTATTGGCGAGGATGGCATCGTCTCGGTGACAGAGCCCGGCACCAGTGAAACCAATGAAGTCGGCCAGATCTCGTTGAGCACGTTTATCAATCCGACGGGGCTCGAAGCCATTGGCGGCAATCTCTATGTGGAGACGTCCTCCTCCGGGCCACGTAACGAAAGTATTCCTGGCATGAACGGAGCAGGCCGTCTGTTGCAGGGCTATGTGGAGACGTCCAACGTCAATGTGGTCGAGGAGATGGTCAGCATGATCCAGACTCAGCGCGCCTACGAGATCAACAGCAAGGCCGTGCAGACCAGCGACGAAATGCTGGCACGCTTGGCCCAGCTGTAA
- the flgJ gene encoding flagellar assembly peptidoglycan hydrolase FlgJ, with translation MSSGVSGISGLSATALSSASLATGSTGQAGFTLDINGLERLKTDARVDRQGAADEVARQIEALFIDMMMKSMRQAMPDSGLTNSRDTQFYQSLLDKQWSQVMARRGIGLADQLLGQLGAPQASERAEQMESLIAGIPRGAPRPLANTLRSVMDEGREEVPVPQSFLDELGAVDQGMNAVQASMQVAGQDVREAPAHVRDFLARLAEPAQEASRNSGVPAELMLAQAALETGWGRREIAAPNGGNSYNLFGIKAGSQWRGPTTRITTHEVVNGTRQRICDEFRVYGSFEEAFTDYARLVTGNSRYAGVVKAGSGAEAARALQRGGYATDPAYAAKLIAIMYTMGPLEDNAVAIDGEANDQAVGSASVADGHLATAQRHEVLPPSYAPVHWVAEADLKKEHL, from the coding sequence ATGAGTAGCGGCGTCAGCGGCATTTCAGGGTTATCGGCAACGGCATTGAGCAGTGCCAGCCTGGCCACCGGCAGTACCGGACAAGCTGGATTTACCCTGGATATCAATGGCCTGGAAAGGCTCAAGACAGACGCTCGGGTGGATCGACAAGGTGCTGCTGACGAGGTGGCCCGTCAGATAGAGGCGCTGTTCATCGACATGATGATGAAGAGCATGCGACAGGCGATGCCGGATTCAGGACTGACGAATTCTCGAGACACCCAGTTCTACCAGTCATTGCTCGACAAACAGTGGTCACAGGTCATGGCTCGACGTGGTATCGGTCTTGCTGATCAGTTGCTTGGCCAGTTGGGAGCACCTCAAGCCAGTGAACGTGCCGAACAGATGGAAAGCCTGATAGCGGGGATTCCGCGAGGTGCGCCCCGACCGCTGGCGAATACCCTGCGTAGTGTGATGGATGAGGGGCGTGAAGAGGTTCCGGTGCCGCAGAGCTTCCTGGATGAGCTTGGCGCTGTGGATCAAGGAATGAATGCTGTCCAGGCCAGCATGCAGGTTGCTGGGCAGGATGTGCGAGAAGCACCTGCCCATGTCCGCGACTTCCTGGCCAGGCTTGCTGAGCCAGCCCAGGAGGCAAGCCGCAATTCAGGAGTACCGGCAGAGCTGATGTTGGCCCAGGCGGCACTAGAAACGGGTTGGGGGCGTCGCGAGATTGCGGCGCCAAATGGTGGCAACAGCTACAACCTGTTTGGTATCAAGGCAGGCAGCCAGTGGCGCGGCCCCACGACACGCATTACGACACATGAAGTAGTGAATGGAACGCGGCAGCGCATCTGTGATGAGTTCCGGGTCTATGGCTCTTTCGAGGAAGCCTTCACGGATTATGCACGGTTGGTGACCGGTAACTCTCGCTATGCCGGAGTGGTAAAGGCAGGGAGTGGTGCTGAAGCAGCGCGGGCCTTGCAGCGAGGAGGATACGCCACCGACCCGGCCTATGCCGCCAAGCTGATTGCCATCATGTACACCATGGGGCCATTGGAAGATAACGCGGTTGCCATTGATGGCGAGGCCAACGATCAGGCAGTGGGCAGTGCCAGTGTGGCCGATGGGCATTTGGCCACGGCACAACGTCATGAGGTTCTACCCCCATCTTATGCACCGGTTCATTGGGTGGCCGAGGCTGACTTGAAGAAAGAGCATCTCTAG
- a CDS encoding flagellar hook assembly protein FlgD produces the protein MPNTIDAGIYTSVNSVTAKASSVQASDELSDNFMTLLVTQLQNQDPLKPMDNSQMTSQLAQINTVAGIEELNASIAVINDQIDAGQAMQAAALIGKGVLVPGDNLLLTHTDDGEQVTTPFGIELDTPASSVKVKITNESGEVINSYDLGPVSAGVESFQWDGLSDSGEAAVEGGYHVSVEATGADGESIDVTTLNYAIVGAVTPADKSGKVMLDLGAVYGQVELKDVRQIL, from the coding sequence ATGCCCAATACCATCGACGCGGGGATCTACACCAGCGTTAACTCTGTCACGGCCAAAGCCAGCTCTGTTCAGGCTTCCGATGAGCTGAGCGACAACTTCATGACCTTGCTGGTGACGCAACTGCAGAACCAGGATCCGCTCAAGCCCATGGATAACAGCCAGATGACATCGCAACTGGCTCAGATCAATACCGTGGCTGGCATCGAAGAACTCAATGCTTCCATCGCGGTGATCAACGATCAGATCGATGCCGGGCAAGCCATGCAGGCTGCGGCGCTGATCGGTAAAGGGGTGCTGGTGCCTGGCGACAATCTACTGCTGACGCATACCGATGATGGTGAACAAGTCACGACGCCCTTTGGTATCGAGCTCGATACACCCGCCTCAAGTGTCAAGGTCAAGATCACCAACGAGTCCGGTGAAGTCATCAACAGTTACGACCTTGGCCCGGTATCAGCCGGTGTCGAGTCCTTCCAGTGGGATGGTCTGTCCGATAGTGGCGAGGCGGCGGTTGAAGGGGGGTATCACGTCAGTGTGGAAGCGACTGGAGCCGATGGTGAATCCATCGATGTCACTACGCTCAACTACGCCATTGTCGGTGCGGTAACACCCGCGGATAAGAGTGGCAAGGTCATGCTGGATCTTGGTGCGGTATATGGACAGGTTGAACTCAAGGATGTGCGTCAGATCCTGTGA
- the flgK gene encoding flagellar hook-associated protein FlgK: MSIFSIGLSGLNAAQVALGTTSNNISNVYTPGYNRQVTVLGEGSSGAQGVQVNDIQRQFNRYVADQLNGATSATSALETYATQVEQIDSLLADKDAGLAPLMQKFFSAMGDLASAPSDPAARQGVLGSADTLSAQFRSFDAYLQDMQEGINGQVRDEVTQINNATEQLASLNRQITLARAKQGEAPNALLDQRDQLVQELSQRLDVELTVQDGSSYQISLPSGQPLVSGTQAYQLEAVSSANDPQRIVLGYRDPGGGLQILDEDAIKGGSLGGAMRFRAETLDRTQNQIGQLAVSLAVAFNEQHAQGTTLEGQAGGTFFDIGQPRVFSNNTNKGSAEVSASFDNDNIAALAAADYTVEVVDADGSPPKFEIIRKDTGKALDASDVSYDVASGELSFAGVKLSIDDPAKLATGDSFEVQPVRRAAGGFACAIDDPDEIAAGLGGGSGDNENALAMQKLQDKLLVGGSATFSQAYASLVSDVGNRTNVVKVNLAAQQGLSEQLRAVQQSESGVNLDEEAANLIRYQQYYQANAKVIDTATAVVDTILGLRS; the protein is encoded by the coding sequence ATGAGCATTTTCTCCATCGGTCTGAGCGGTCTCAATGCCGCTCAGGTTGCCTTGGGAACCACCAGCAACAATATCAGCAATGTCTATACGCCCGGCTACAATCGCCAGGTAACGGTACTCGGTGAAGGAAGTAGCGGGGCTCAAGGGGTTCAGGTCAATGACATTCAGCGACAGTTCAATCGCTATGTCGCTGATCAGCTCAATGGGGCCACTAGCGCAACCTCGGCATTGGAAACCTATGCCACTCAGGTTGAGCAGATCGACAGTTTGCTTGCCGACAAGGACGCAGGACTCGCACCATTGATGCAAAAGTTCTTCTCTGCCATGGGGGATCTGGCCAGCGCGCCATCCGATCCGGCAGCTCGTCAAGGAGTGCTTGGTTCTGCGGATACGCTCTCCGCCCAATTTCGTTCATTCGATGCTTACCTGCAGGATATGCAGGAAGGGATCAATGGCCAGGTTCGTGATGAAGTCACCCAGATCAATAATGCCACTGAACAACTGGCATCGCTCAATCGCCAGATAACCCTGGCGCGAGCCAAGCAGGGAGAAGCGCCCAATGCGTTGCTCGACCAGCGTGATCAACTGGTTCAGGAGCTCAGCCAGCGACTGGATGTCGAGCTGACCGTGCAGGATGGTTCGTCCTATCAGATCAGCCTACCCAGTGGCCAGCCTCTGGTGTCAGGCACTCAAGCATATCAGCTGGAGGCCGTGTCCTCTGCCAATGACCCTCAGCGTATCGTGCTGGGGTATCGTGACCCGGGCGGTGGCCTTCAGATCCTGGATGAAGACGCTATCAAAGGCGGAAGTCTTGGTGGAGCGATGCGTTTTCGCGCCGAGACTCTGGATCGTACCCAGAACCAGATCGGTCAACTGGCGGTGTCCTTGGCCGTTGCCTTCAACGAGCAACATGCTCAAGGCACAACCCTTGAAGGACAAGCGGGAGGCACGTTCTTCGATATTGGTCAGCCACGGGTGTTTTCTAACAACACCAATAAAGGCAGTGCTGAGGTCAGCGCCTCGTTTGACAATGACAACATCGCGGCGTTGGCGGCTGCCGATTATACAGTGGAGGTCGTCGACGCGGACGGCAGCCCACCGAAGTTTGAAATTATTCGCAAGGATACGGGGAAAGCGCTGGATGCCAGTGACGTCAGTTATGACGTGGCGAGTGGAGAGCTGAGCTTTGCTGGCGTGAAGCTGAGTATTGATGACCCGGCGAAGCTTGCGACTGGTGATAGCTTCGAGGTACAGCCCGTACGGCGTGCTGCGGGAGGTTTTGCCTGTGCGATCGATGATCCAGACGAGATCGCTGCGGGCCTTGGTGGTGGCAGTGGTGACAACGAGAATGCCCTGGCCATGCAGAAGCTGCAGGACAAGCTGCTGGTCGGAGGCAGTGCTACGTTCAGTCAGGCTTATGCTTCGCTGGTCAGTGACGTGGGTAATCGTACCAACGTGGTGAAGGTCAACCTGGCCGCCCAACAGGGGCTGAGCGAGCAATTGCGAGCGGTCCAGCAGTCCGAATCCGGGGTCAATCTTGATGAAGAAGCGGCCAATCTGATTCGTTATCAGCAGTATTACCAGGCCAACGCCAAGGTGATTGATACGGCGACAGCCGTTGTCGACACCATCCTTGGGCTGCGCTCCTGA
- a CDS encoding flagellar basal body P-ring protein FlgI: MRNPIHRRPTLTLGSLMLVLLTGLMLFSGLTKAEQVRDLASFAGVRDNPLVGYGLVVGLDGTGDQTMQAPFTGQSLNNMLSQLGITVPPGTNMQLRNIAAVMVTADLPPFATPGQRLDIVVSSVGNARSLRGGTLLMTPLKGADGDVYALAQGNLLINGASAQSAGSSAQTGHQASGRIAGGATVEQSVPLSLGDQYGGLELHLKQADFGTAERVVSAINADFGYPVASARNGGVILLNGPTNANSRVNFMAQVESVDVSPVQPPARVVLNSRTGSIVLNGAVTLSRAAVAHGNLSVVIDTSLGVSQPAPFSKGRTRVVPKSDISINEETGTLRVVEGANLLDVVDALNALGATPNDLMAILEALKAAGSLHAELEII, from the coding sequence ATGCGTAATCCCATTCATCGTCGTCCCACCCTGACCCTTGGTTCTCTGATGCTGGTGCTGTTGACGGGTTTGATGCTGTTTTCAGGCTTGACCAAGGCTGAGCAAGTCCGTGACCTGGCATCCTTTGCTGGAGTACGTGATAACCCCCTGGTGGGCTATGGGCTGGTCGTCGGCCTGGATGGTACGGGCGACCAGACCATGCAGGCGCCATTCACTGGGCAGAGCCTCAATAACATGCTTTCGCAGCTTGGTATCACGGTACCGCCAGGCACCAATATGCAATTGCGCAATATCGCCGCTGTCATGGTGACTGCCGATCTGCCTCCCTTTGCTACGCCAGGACAGCGTCTCGATATTGTGGTGTCTTCGGTGGGAAATGCCCGGAGCTTGCGTGGCGGAACTTTGCTGATGACGCCTCTTAAAGGGGCCGATGGTGATGTCTATGCTTTGGCCCAGGGAAACTTGCTGATCAATGGCGCGAGTGCGCAGTCCGCTGGTAGCAGTGCACAGACTGGACATCAGGCCAGTGGTCGCATCGCTGGTGGCGCCACAGTAGAGCAAAGTGTGCCGTTGTCCCTGGGCGATCAGTACGGTGGTCTGGAGTTGCATCTCAAGCAAGCTGATTTCGGTACTGCCGAGCGCGTAGTCAGTGCCATCAATGCGGATTTTGGTTATCCCGTTGCTTCAGCGCGCAACGGTGGTGTCATCCTGCTCAACGGGCCAACCAATGCCAACTCCCGAGTCAACTTCATGGCCCAGGTCGAGAGTGTCGATGTGTCACCCGTCCAGCCACCTGCGAGAGTCGTGCTGAATTCGCGTACTGGATCGATCGTACTCAATGGGGCGGTGACCTTGAGTCGGGCCGCAGTGGCTCATGGCAACCTGTCCGTTGTCATTGATACCTCCCTTGGTGTCAGCCAGCCTGCCCCTTTCAGCAAGGGTAGGACGCGTGTGGTACCGAAATCGGATATCTCCATCAATGAGGAAACTGGCACGTTGCGGGTCGTGGAAGGCGCTAATCTGCTCGACGTGGTGGATGCCCTCAATGCCCTCGGTGCTACGCCAAATGACCTGATGGCGATCCTTGAAGCGCTCAAGGCTGCAGGCTCTCTACATGCCGAACTGGAGATCATCTGA